One genomic region from Bubalus bubalis isolate 160015118507 breed Murrah chromosome 24, NDDB_SH_1, whole genome shotgun sequence encodes:
- the TFR2 gene encoding transferrin receptor protein 2 isoform X2 has translation MELRGPEPVGSRPARQKPGLWAAAGRRAAPYLVLTALLIFTGAFLLGYVAFRGSCQACGDDVMVVSEDINDELSPDSHQGTLYWSDLQAMFLRFLGEGRLEDTIRQTSLRERVAGSAGMAALAQDIRAELLRRRLDHVWMDTHYVGLQFPDPARPNTLHWVDASGKHGEQLPLEDPDVYCPYSATGNATGKLVYAHYGRPEDLQELRARGVEPAGRLLLVRLGVINFAQKVASAQDFGAQGVLIYPDPADFSQGPHKLSLSSHRAVYGHVHLGTGDPYTPGFPSFNQTQFPPVQSSGLPSIPAQPISADIASLLLRKLEGPVAPQEWQGHLPVSPYRLGPGPGLHLGVSNHRASTPISNIFGCIEGRSEPDQYVVIGAQRDAWGPGAAKSAVGTAILLELVRTFSSMVSNGFQPRRSLLFISWDGGDFGSVGSMEWLEGYLSVLHLKAVVYVSLDNAVLGDDKFHAKTSPLLIGLIENVLKQVDSPNRSGQTLYEQVVVTNHSWEAEVIRPLPMDSSAYSFTAFAGVPAVEFSFLEDGPAYPFLHTKDDTYENLHRVLRGRLPAVAQAVAQLAGQLLIRLSHDHLLPLDFGRYGDVVLRHIGSLNEFSGDLKARGLTLQWVYSARGDYIRAAEKLRKEIYSSEESDERLMRMYNVRIMRVEFYFLSQYVSPADSPFRHILLGRGDHTLHALLDHVRLLRAGGPGATSSQVARGLGFQESRFRRQLALLTWTLQGAANALSGDVWNIDNNF, from the exons ATGGAGCTGAGGGGCCCTGAGCCCGTGGGCTCTCGACCAGCTCGGCAAAAGCCTGGACTCTGGGCAGCAGCAGGACGGAGAGCAGCCCCCTACCTGGTCCTGACAGCCCTCCTGATCTTCACTGGGG CCTTCCTCCTGGGCTACGTGGCCTTCCGGGGGTCGTGCCAGGCATGCGGGGATGACGTCATGGTGGTCAGCGAGGACATAAATGATGAGCTGAGCCCAGACTCTCACCAGGGCACGTTGTACTGGAGTGACCTCCAGGCCATGTTCCTGCGGTTCCTGGGGGAGGGTCGTCTGGAAGACACCATCAG GCAGACCAGTCTTCGGGAAAGGGTAGCCGGGTCGGCCGGAATGGCAGCCCTGGCTCAGGACATTCGCGCTGAGCTCTTGCGCCGGAGGCTGGACCACGTGTGGATGGATACGCACTACGTGGGCCTGCAGTTCCCAGATCC GGCTCGCCCCAACACCCTGCACTGGGTTGATGCCTCCGGGAAGCACGGGGAGCAGCTGCCACTGGAGGACCCCGACGTCTACTGCCCCTACAGCGCCACGGGCAACGCCACG GGAAAGCTGGTGTACGCCCACTACGGGCGGCCGGAGGACCTGCAGGAGCTGCGGGCTCGGGGTGTGGAGCCGGCAGGGCGCCTCCTGCTGGTGCGCTTGGGAGTGATCAACTTTGCCCAGAAG GTGGCCAGTGCCCAGGACTTTGGGGCCCAAGGAGTGCTCATATATCCGGACCCGGCAGACTTCTCCCAGGGCCCACACAAGCTCAGCCTGTCCAGTCACCGGGCTGTGTATGGACAT GTGCACCTGGGGACGGGGGACCCCTATACGCCTGGCTTCCCTTCCTTCAATCAGACCCAGTTCCCTCCAGTCCAGTCCTCGGGTCTCCCAAGCATCCCAGCCCAGCCCATCAGTGCGGACATTGCCTCCCTCCTTCTGAG GAAGCTTGAAGGCCCTGTGGCCCCCCAGGAATGGCAGGGACACCTACCAGTCTCCCCTTATCGCCTGGGCCCTGGGCCAGGCCTGCATCTGGGGGTCAGCAACCACAGGGCCTCCACCCCAATCAGTAACATATTTGGCTGCATCGAGGGCCGCTCGGAGCCAG ATCAGTATGTGGTCATCGGGGCCCAGAGGGATGCGTGGGGCCCAGGAGCGGCCAAGTCCGCTGTGGGGACCGCCATACTGCTGGAGCTGGTGCGGACCTTTTCCTCCATGGTGAGCAATG GCTTCCAGCCCCGACGAAGTCTTCTCTTCATCAGCTGGGATGGTGGTGACTTCGGGAGTGTGGGCTCCATGGAGTGGTTGGAG GGCTACCTCAGCGTGCTGCACCTTAAAGCCGTGGTCTATGTGAGCCTGGACAATGCAGTGCTGG GGGATGACAAGTTTCACGCCAAGACCAGCCCCCTTCTCATCGGCCTCATTGAGAACGTTCTGAAGCAG GTGGACTCTCCCAACCGCAGTGGGCAGACCCTCTACGAGCAGGTGGTGGTCACCAACCACAGCTGGGAAGCCGAGGT gATCCGGCCGCTGCCCATGGACAGCAGCGCCTATTCCTTCACGGCCTTTGCGGGGGTTCCTGCCGTTGAGTTCTCCTTCCTGGAG GACGGCCCGGCATACCCGTTCCTGCACACAAAGGATGACACCTATGAGAACCTGCACAGAGTACTGCGGGGCCGCCTGCCCGCCGTGGCCCAGGCCGTGGCCCAGCTCGCCGGACAGCTCCTCATCCGGCTCAGCCACGATCACCTGCTGCCCCTCGACTTCGGCCGCTACGGGGACGTGGTCCTCAGGCACATCGGCAGCCTCAACGAGTTCTCTGGGGACCTCAAG GCCCGCGGGCTGACCCTCCAGTGGGTGTACTCGGCGCGGGGGGACTACATCCGGGCGGCCGAAAAGCTGCGGAAGGAGATCTACAGCTCGGAGGAAAGCGACGAGAGGCTGATGCGCATGTACAACGTGCGCATCATGCGG GTGGAGTTCTACTTCCTGTCCCAGTACGTGTCGCCGGCCGACTCCCCGTTCCGTCACATCCTCCTGGGTCGCGGAGACCACACGCTCCACGCGCTTCTGGACCACGTGCGGCTGCTGCGCGCCGGCGGCCCCGGGGCCACCTCCTCCCAGGtggcaaggggcctgggtttccAGGAGAGCCGCTTCCGGCGCCAGCTGGCCCTGCTTACCTGGACGCTGCAGGGGGCAGCCAACGCGCTGAGCGGGGACGTCTGGAACATCGATAACAACTTCTGA
- the TFR2 gene encoding transferrin receptor protein 2 isoform X1: MEQLGGLLRRAQRLSPGPSQTIYKRVEGSQQGRLEEEEEEGEEGTEPPAHFFPMELRGPEPVGSRPARQKPGLWAAAGRRAAPYLVLTALLIFTGAFLLGYVAFRGSCQACGDDVMVVSEDINDELSPDSHQGTLYWSDLQAMFLRFLGEGRLEDTIRQTSLRERVAGSAGMAALAQDIRAELLRRRLDHVWMDTHYVGLQFPDPARPNTLHWVDASGKHGEQLPLEDPDVYCPYSATGNATGKLVYAHYGRPEDLQELRARGVEPAGRLLLVRLGVINFAQKVASAQDFGAQGVLIYPDPADFSQGPHKLSLSSHRAVYGHVHLGTGDPYTPGFPSFNQTQFPPVQSSGLPSIPAQPISADIASLLLRKLEGPVAPQEWQGHLPVSPYRLGPGPGLHLGVSNHRASTPISNIFGCIEGRSEPDQYVVIGAQRDAWGPGAAKSAVGTAILLELVRTFSSMVSNGFQPRRSLLFISWDGGDFGSVGSMEWLEGYLSVLHLKAVVYVSLDNAVLGDDKFHAKTSPLLIGLIENVLKQVDSPNRSGQTLYEQVVVTNHSWEAEVIRPLPMDSSAYSFTAFAGVPAVEFSFLEDGPAYPFLHTKDDTYENLHRVLRGRLPAVAQAVAQLAGQLLIRLSHDHLLPLDFGRYGDVVLRHIGSLNEFSGDLKARGLTLQWVYSARGDYIRAAEKLRKEIYSSEESDERLMRMYNVRIMRVEFYFLSQYVSPADSPFRHILLGRGDHTLHALLDHVRLLRAGGPGATSSQVARGLGFQESRFRRQLALLTWTLQGAANALSGDVWNIDNNF, from the exons ATGGAGCAGCTTGGGGGTCTACTCCGAAGAGCG CAAAGGTTGTCCCCAGGACCCTCTCAGACCATCTACAAGCGTGTGGAGGGCAGCCAGCAGGGacgcctggaggaggaagaggaagagggggaggaggggactgAACCACCGGCCCACTTCTTCCCCATGGAGCTGAGGGGCCCTGAGCCCGTGGGCTCTCGACCAGCTCGGCAAAAGCCTGGACTCTGGGCAGCAGCAGGACGGAGAGCAGCCCCCTACCTGGTCCTGACAGCCCTCCTGATCTTCACTGGGG CCTTCCTCCTGGGCTACGTGGCCTTCCGGGGGTCGTGCCAGGCATGCGGGGATGACGTCATGGTGGTCAGCGAGGACATAAATGATGAGCTGAGCCCAGACTCTCACCAGGGCACGTTGTACTGGAGTGACCTCCAGGCCATGTTCCTGCGGTTCCTGGGGGAGGGTCGTCTGGAAGACACCATCAG GCAGACCAGTCTTCGGGAAAGGGTAGCCGGGTCGGCCGGAATGGCAGCCCTGGCTCAGGACATTCGCGCTGAGCTCTTGCGCCGGAGGCTGGACCACGTGTGGATGGATACGCACTACGTGGGCCTGCAGTTCCCAGATCC GGCTCGCCCCAACACCCTGCACTGGGTTGATGCCTCCGGGAAGCACGGGGAGCAGCTGCCACTGGAGGACCCCGACGTCTACTGCCCCTACAGCGCCACGGGCAACGCCACG GGAAAGCTGGTGTACGCCCACTACGGGCGGCCGGAGGACCTGCAGGAGCTGCGGGCTCGGGGTGTGGAGCCGGCAGGGCGCCTCCTGCTGGTGCGCTTGGGAGTGATCAACTTTGCCCAGAAG GTGGCCAGTGCCCAGGACTTTGGGGCCCAAGGAGTGCTCATATATCCGGACCCGGCAGACTTCTCCCAGGGCCCACACAAGCTCAGCCTGTCCAGTCACCGGGCTGTGTATGGACAT GTGCACCTGGGGACGGGGGACCCCTATACGCCTGGCTTCCCTTCCTTCAATCAGACCCAGTTCCCTCCAGTCCAGTCCTCGGGTCTCCCAAGCATCCCAGCCCAGCCCATCAGTGCGGACATTGCCTCCCTCCTTCTGAG GAAGCTTGAAGGCCCTGTGGCCCCCCAGGAATGGCAGGGACACCTACCAGTCTCCCCTTATCGCCTGGGCCCTGGGCCAGGCCTGCATCTGGGGGTCAGCAACCACAGGGCCTCCACCCCAATCAGTAACATATTTGGCTGCATCGAGGGCCGCTCGGAGCCAG ATCAGTATGTGGTCATCGGGGCCCAGAGGGATGCGTGGGGCCCAGGAGCGGCCAAGTCCGCTGTGGGGACCGCCATACTGCTGGAGCTGGTGCGGACCTTTTCCTCCATGGTGAGCAATG GCTTCCAGCCCCGACGAAGTCTTCTCTTCATCAGCTGGGATGGTGGTGACTTCGGGAGTGTGGGCTCCATGGAGTGGTTGGAG GGCTACCTCAGCGTGCTGCACCTTAAAGCCGTGGTCTATGTGAGCCTGGACAATGCAGTGCTGG GGGATGACAAGTTTCACGCCAAGACCAGCCCCCTTCTCATCGGCCTCATTGAGAACGTTCTGAAGCAG GTGGACTCTCCCAACCGCAGTGGGCAGACCCTCTACGAGCAGGTGGTGGTCACCAACCACAGCTGGGAAGCCGAGGT gATCCGGCCGCTGCCCATGGACAGCAGCGCCTATTCCTTCACGGCCTTTGCGGGGGTTCCTGCCGTTGAGTTCTCCTTCCTGGAG GACGGCCCGGCATACCCGTTCCTGCACACAAAGGATGACACCTATGAGAACCTGCACAGAGTACTGCGGGGCCGCCTGCCCGCCGTGGCCCAGGCCGTGGCCCAGCTCGCCGGACAGCTCCTCATCCGGCTCAGCCACGATCACCTGCTGCCCCTCGACTTCGGCCGCTACGGGGACGTGGTCCTCAGGCACATCGGCAGCCTCAACGAGTTCTCTGGGGACCTCAAG GCCCGCGGGCTGACCCTCCAGTGGGTGTACTCGGCGCGGGGGGACTACATCCGGGCGGCCGAAAAGCTGCGGAAGGAGATCTACAGCTCGGAGGAAAGCGACGAGAGGCTGATGCGCATGTACAACGTGCGCATCATGCGG GTGGAGTTCTACTTCCTGTCCCAGTACGTGTCGCCGGCCGACTCCCCGTTCCGTCACATCCTCCTGGGTCGCGGAGACCACACGCTCCACGCGCTTCTGGACCACGTGCGGCTGCTGCGCGCCGGCGGCCCCGGGGCCACCTCCTCCCAGGtggcaaggggcctgggtttccAGGAGAGCCGCTTCCGGCGCCAGCTGGCCCTGCTTACCTGGACGCTGCAGGGGGCAGCCAACGCGCTGAGCGGGGACGTCTGGAACATCGATAACAACTTCTGA
- the ACTL6B gene encoding actin-like protein 6B isoform X2 codes for MSPLKNGMIEDWECFRAILDHTYSKHVKSEPNLHPVLMSEAPWNTRAKREKLTELMFEQYNIPAFFLCKTAVLTAFANGRSTGLVLDSGATHTTAIPVHDGYVLQQGIVKSPLAGDFISMQCRELFQEMAIDIIPPYMIAAKEPVREGAPPNWKKKEKLPQVSKSWHNYMCNEVIQDFQASVLQVSDSPYDEQVAAQMPTVHYEMPNGYNTDYGAERLRIPEGLFDPSNVKGLSGNTMLGVGHVVTTSIGMCDIDIRPGLYGSVIVTGGNTLLQGFTDRLNRELSQKTPPSMRLKLIASNSTMERKFSPWIGGSILASLGTFQQMWISKQEYEEGGKQCVERKCP; via the exons ATGTCTCCCCTCAAGAATGGCATGA TTGAGGACTGGGAGTGCTTCCGTGCAATCCTGGATCACACCTACAGCAAGCATGTCAAGTCTGAGCCAAACCTGCACCCAGTGCTCATGTCAGAGGCCCCG TGGAACACACGGGCCAAACGGGAGAAGCTGACAGAGCTGATGTTTGAGCAGTACAACATTCCTGCTTTCTTCTTATGCAAGACAGCTGTGCTTACTGC CTTTGCAAATGGACGCTCCACAGGTCTGGTGCTGGACAGTGGGGCCACCCACACGACAGCCATTCCAGTGCATGATGGCTACGTCCTGCAGCAAG GCATTGTCAAGTCACCCCTGGCAGGGGACTTCATCTCCATGCAGTGCCGAGAGCTCTTCCAGGAAATGGCCATTGACATCATCCCACCTTACATGATCGCAGCCAAG GAGCCTGTACGGGAGGGCGCACCCCCAAActggaagaagaaggagaagttACCCCAGGTTTCCAAGTCCTGGCATAACTACATGTGCAAT GAGGTGATCCAGGACTTCCAGGCCTCCGTGCTGCAGGTCTCAGACTCTCCCTACGATGAGCA GGTGGCTGCACAGATGCCCACAGTGCACTACGAGATGCCCAACGGCTACAACACAGACTACGGCGCGGAGCGGCTCCGCATCCCTGAGGGCCTGTTCGATCCCTCCAATGTCAAG GGCCTGTCGGGGAACACCATGTTAGGGGTGGGCCACGTGGTGACCACCAGCATCGGCATGTGCGACATTGACATTCGTCCG GGCCTCTACGGCAGTGTCATTGTCACGGGTGGGAACACGCTCCTGCAGGGCTTCACTGACAGACTCAATCGAGAGCTTTCCCAGAAGACTCCACCG AGCATGAGACTGAAGCTCATCGCCAGCAACAGCACCATGGAGCGCAAGTTCAGCCCCTGGATCGGGGGCTCCATCCTGGCCTCACTG GGCACTTTCCAGCAAATGTGGATCTCCAAGCAGGAATATGAGGAGGGCGGGAAGCAGTGCGTGGAGCGGAAGTGCCCCTGA
- the ACTL6B gene encoding actin-like protein 6B isoform X1: MSGGVYGGDEVGALVFDIGSFSVRAGYAGEDCPKADFPTTVGLLAAEEGGGLELEGEKEKKGKIFHIDTNALHVPRDGAEVMSPLKNGMIEDWECFRAILDHTYSKHVKSEPNLHPVLMSEAPWNTRAKREKLTELMFEQYNIPAFFLCKTAVLTAFANGRSTGLVLDSGATHTTAIPVHDGYVLQQGIVKSPLAGDFISMQCRELFQEMAIDIIPPYMIAAKEPVREGAPPNWKKKEKLPQVSKSWHNYMCNEVIQDFQASVLQVSDSPYDEQVAAQMPTVHYEMPNGYNTDYGAERLRIPEGLFDPSNVKGLSGNTMLGVGHVVTTSIGMCDIDIRPGLYGSVIVTGGNTLLQGFTDRLNRELSQKTPPSMRLKLIASNSTMERKFSPWIGGSILASLGTFQQMWISKQEYEEGGKQCVERKCP; encoded by the exons ATGAGCGGGGGCGTCTACGGCGGAG ATGAGGTGGGGGCGCTGGTCTTTGACATTGGCTCCTTCTCAGTCCGCGCTGGGTACGCTGGGGAGGACTGCCCCAAG GCTGACTTCCCCACCACGGTGGGGCTGCTGGCCGCGGAGGAGGGGGGCGGGCTGGAGTTggagggggagaaagagaagaaagggaaaatctTTCACATCGACACCAACGCCCTCCACGTGCCTCGAGATGGAGCGGAAGTCATGTCTCCCCTCAAGAATGGCATGA TTGAGGACTGGGAGTGCTTCCGTGCAATCCTGGATCACACCTACAGCAAGCATGTCAAGTCTGAGCCAAACCTGCACCCAGTGCTCATGTCAGAGGCCCCG TGGAACACACGGGCCAAACGGGAGAAGCTGACAGAGCTGATGTTTGAGCAGTACAACATTCCTGCTTTCTTCTTATGCAAGACAGCTGTGCTTACTGC CTTTGCAAATGGACGCTCCACAGGTCTGGTGCTGGACAGTGGGGCCACCCACACGACAGCCATTCCAGTGCATGATGGCTACGTCCTGCAGCAAG GCATTGTCAAGTCACCCCTGGCAGGGGACTTCATCTCCATGCAGTGCCGAGAGCTCTTCCAGGAAATGGCCATTGACATCATCCCACCTTACATGATCGCAGCCAAG GAGCCTGTACGGGAGGGCGCACCCCCAAActggaagaagaaggagaagttACCCCAGGTTTCCAAGTCCTGGCATAACTACATGTGCAAT GAGGTGATCCAGGACTTCCAGGCCTCCGTGCTGCAGGTCTCAGACTCTCCCTACGATGAGCA GGTGGCTGCACAGATGCCCACAGTGCACTACGAGATGCCCAACGGCTACAACACAGACTACGGCGCGGAGCGGCTCCGCATCCCTGAGGGCCTGTTCGATCCCTCCAATGTCAAG GGCCTGTCGGGGAACACCATGTTAGGGGTGGGCCACGTGGTGACCACCAGCATCGGCATGTGCGACATTGACATTCGTCCG GGCCTCTACGGCAGTGTCATTGTCACGGGTGGGAACACGCTCCTGCAGGGCTTCACTGACAGACTCAATCGAGAGCTTTCCCAGAAGACTCCACCG AGCATGAGACTGAAGCTCATCGCCAGCAACAGCACCATGGAGCGCAAGTTCAGCCCCTGGATCGGGGGCTCCATCCTGGCCTCACTG GGCACTTTCCAGCAAATGTGGATCTCCAAGCAGGAATATGAGGAGGGCGGGAAGCAGTGCGTGGAGCGGAAGTGCCCCTGA